In Atribacterota bacterium, the following proteins share a genomic window:
- a CDS encoding GerW family sporulation protein, with product MNEELGKGLEMLFEKLQDFLTSRTIIGKEIQVGETTLIPVIELTFGMGSGSSGGTDEKKQAGSGEGVGFGAKARPSAVVVIQKDNVQLLPMGKPGALEKLMEKIPDIIDKIPKSEGGKEGSKNKEKK from the coding sequence ATGAACGAAGAATTAGGTAAAGGATTAGAAATGTTATTTGAAAAATTACAGGATTTTTTGACTTCCAGAACTATTATCGGAAAGGAGATTCAGGTCGGGGAAACAACACTGATTCCGGTAATTGAGCTTACCTTCGGCATGGGTTCGGGCTCCAGTGGTGGAACGGATGAGAAAAAACAGGCAGGTTCCGGTGAAGGTGTAGGGTTTGGGGCAAAGGCCAGACCATCGGCTGTTGTTGTGATACAGAAGGATAATGTGCAGCTGTTACCTATGGGCAAGCCCGGAGCTCTGGAAAAATTAATGGAGAAGATTCCGGATATAATTGATAAGATACCAAAATCCGAAGGAGGTAAAGAAGGAAGTAAAAATAAAGAGAAAAAATAA
- a CDS encoding ADP-ribosylglycohydrolase family protein, which produces MVKQDIFSKILGCLFGVAIGDALGAPVEFMSLSEIKEKFSKDGITDFYPWGGFKPGSYTDDTQMSIATATGCIQASKLLREKGINYLLQSVYRQYLGWLHAMDDPFQVRGPGNTCLNALRSRKMGSIKNRINNSKGCGGVMRVAPVGLVFYPETSFQIGAECAAITHGHPSGYLSAGVLSAIISYLIAGKGLVEAVELSKVFLKRYEGYRETLNKIEQAIQLQDSDLPVDEAISQIGKGWVGEEALGIAIYCALRFPENWGKGVLAAANHSGDSDSTASITGGISGALMGIEAIPAHWVEKVENSEKIKDLANNLFAIYRDDNKIPDEI; this is translated from the coding sequence ATGGTAAAACAGGATATATTCAGCAAAATCCTTGGTTGCCTATTTGGTGTTGCCATCGGTGATGCCCTGGGTGCGCCGGTGGAATTTATGAGCCTTTCTGAAATAAAAGAAAAATTTAGCAAAGATGGAATTACTGATTTTTACCCATGGGGTGGATTTAAGCCCGGGTCTTATACTGATGATACCCAGATGTCTATTGCAACAGCAACCGGCTGTATCCAGGCAAGTAAACTTTTGAGAGAGAAGGGAATTAATTATTTACTTCAATCGGTTTACCGTCAATATTTAGGATGGCTTCATGCTATGGATGACCCTTTCCAGGTAAGGGGACCGGGAAATACCTGTTTGAATGCACTGAGAAGTAGAAAGATGGGTTCGATTAAAAATAGAATCAATAATAGCAAGGGATGCGGAGGGGTGATGAGAGTTGCTCCTGTAGGGTTAGTTTTTTATCCTGAGACATCCTTTCAAATCGGAGCAGAATGTGCCGCTATTACCCATGGTCACCCTTCCGGCTATTTATCGGCAGGTGTGCTCTCAGCCATTATTTCTTATCTTATTGCTGGTAAGGGACTCGTGGAAGCAGTTGAATTGAGTAAGGTATTTTTAAAAAGATATGAAGGGTACCGGGAAACATTAAATAAGATTGAGCAGGCAATTCAGTTACAGGACAGTGATTTACCTGTTGATGAAGCAATTTCACAAATTGGGAAGGGCTGGGTTGGAGAAGAAGCCCTGGGAATTGCGATTTACTGTGCGTTGAGGTTTCCCGAAAACTGGGGTAAGGGAGTGTTGGCAGCGGCTAACCATTCAGGTGATAGTGATTCTACCGCATCGATTACCGGAGGTATATCCGGTGCATTAATGGGTATAGAAGCAATTCCGGCTCATTGGGTAGAAAAGGTGGAAAATTCAGAAAAAATCAAAGATCTGGCCAATAACCTATTTGCCATTTACCGGGATGATAATAAAATCCCGGATGAAATATAG
- a CDS encoding DUF2953 domain-containing protein, which translates to MEFVLYLLLYLFLILLILIAAIIFIPVVYSVEGEKEEYYFLLMRISWLFSLINLIAIKEDSKKIEFFLKIFGFRINLIDFRKVQKQQKKKEIKKVEQKKQTTKKPLNRYFNFFQQSFMSQTLRLIRRIFRHIKPKINRLYLIYGFEDPADTGILTGIFYLLFPNSSYSNIIKMQPVFVEEIIEGEISIKGRIIIAFLLCYFIQFYFAKGVRQTIREIRNK; encoded by the coding sequence ATGGAATTTGTTTTGTATTTATTGCTATATTTATTCCTTATCCTGCTTATTTTGATTGCTGCGATAATTTTTATACCCGTAGTCTATTCAGTGGAAGGGGAAAAAGAAGAATACTATTTCTTGTTGATGAGAATTAGCTGGTTATTTTCTTTGATAAATCTTATTGCTATCAAAGAAGATAGTAAAAAAATAGAATTCTTCCTGAAAATTTTTGGATTCCGTATTAATCTAATAGATTTTAGAAAAGTTCAAAAACAGCAAAAGAAAAAAGAAATAAAAAAAGTAGAGCAAAAAAAACAAACCACAAAGAAACCCTTGAACAGATATTTCAATTTTTTCCAGCAATCTTTCATGAGTCAAACTTTGCGATTAATAAGAAGGATATTCAGACACATTAAACCTAAAATCAATCGATTGTATCTCATCTACGGGTTTGAAGATCCCGCCGATACGGGCATACTGACCGGTATTTTCTACCTGTTATTTCCGAATAGTTCCTATAGTAATATTATAAAAATGCAACCGGTATTTGTAGAGGAAATAATTGAAGGAGAGATAAGCATTAAAGGAAGAATTATTATAGCTTTTCTATTATGCTATTTTATTCAGTTTTACTTTGCCAAAGGGGTTAGGCAGACAATAAGAGAAATAAGAAATAAGTAA
- a CDS encoding glycosyltransferase family 4 protein produces the protein MNILIINHFPLEGSGSGIYTKNLAKELTKIGHNVEVIFPENQTVPKEDFRIRPIMFSNNSDKNYEVDFNFPCFTSHPRSNNTFYELNKKQMKDYINIMVRVTGEEAEKFQPDIIHAQHLWIAPYAAYKTGIPYVATAHGTDLKGFIEDKRYHPYALKGAQNAHKVITISKQVDREAGELYHIGDKQRKIVYNGYDTDLFKVKNLSRKEVLAKFGINDIPDNIVFFAGKLAHFKGVDILLKAAKIYENRMKEKTMTLIAGNGGLYEELKKLKDFLRLKNTFFLGHINQEQLVDLFNIADVSTVPSRTEPFGLVAIEALACGTPVVGTNQGGLLDFINPDIGALVDVEDDLALAEAIVNELVRPDKEERKKRAQEYAKNNFSWDNTIKEVEKIYQEVIS, from the coding sequence ATGAATATATTAATAATAAACCACTTCCCCCTGGAAGGATCGGGAAGTGGAATTTACACTAAAAATCTGGCAAAAGAATTAACTAAAATCGGACACAATGTTGAAGTAATATTTCCGGAAAATCAAACAGTGCCAAAGGAAGATTTTAGAATAAGACCGATAATGTTCAGTAATAACTCTGATAAAAATTATGAAGTTGATTTTAATTTCCCCTGTTTTACCAGTCATCCCAGAAGCAATAATACTTTTTATGAACTAAACAAAAAGCAGATGAAGGACTATATTAATATTATGGTCAGGGTGACCGGGGAAGAAGCAGAAAAATTCCAACCCGATATTATTCATGCCCAGCATCTCTGGATTGCTCCTTATGCAGCTTATAAGACCGGTATCCCTTATGTAGCAACAGCGCATGGCACAGACTTGAAAGGATTTATAGAGGACAAAAGGTATCACCCTTATGCTTTAAAAGGTGCTCAAAATGCACACAAAGTTATTACTATATCAAAACAAGTAGACAGAGAAGCAGGAGAGCTTTACCATATTGGGGATAAACAAAGAAAAATTGTCTATAATGGCTATGATACAGATCTTTTTAAAGTAAAAAACCTTTCCCGGAAGGAAGTCTTAGCGAAGTTTGGGATAAATGATATACCGGATAATATTGTTTTTTTTGCCGGGAAATTAGCTCATTTTAAGGGAGTGGACATATTATTAAAAGCTGCTAAAATATATGAAAACCGGATGAAAGAAAAAACAATGACCTTGATAGCTGGTAATGGCGGATTGTATGAAGAGTTAAAGAAACTGAAAGATTTTTTAAGATTAAAAAACACATTTTTTCTGGGTCATATAAACCAGGAGCAGCTGGTAGATTTATTTAATATCGCAGATGTGAGTACTGTGCCTTCAAGAACTGAACCTTTTGGGCTGGTAGCTATAGAGGCACTGGCTTGCGGGACTCCGGTAGTAGGTACCAACCAGGGAGGCCTTCTTGATTTTATAAACCCTGACATTGGTGCCCTGGTTGATGTAGAAGATGATTTAGCCCTGGCAGAAGCTATTGTTAATGAGCTGGTAAGACCTGATAAAGAAGAGAGGAAAAAGCGAGCACAGGAATATGCAAAAAATAATTTTTCCTGGGACAATACTATTAAGGAAGTAGAAAAAATATACCAGGAAGTAATATCTTAA
- a CDS encoding cyclic nucleotide-binding domain-containing protein, with translation MMRTVVVIPTYWGRESKIGYKKGDIVYDHATPVDEEGTLARTLESMKILKKKDFKLVVLVCPTNMEIEDEAEEKARKIIKEVRLDAETYLFTQNTLKKIRKYARNSKLEENVLSLLSLNGYANVRNMCLFAAHLLNSEITVLIDDDEVIENPDFMDIAREFIGKRVYGETVYGVAGYYLNKYGNYYDDVSMEPWMTYWNRFGCKSKAFDKIIGCEPRLKQTPFVFGGAMVVHKNLYQIVPFDPNITRGEDIDYLINAKMFGFDFFLDNKLSIKHLPPPKTHPVWQRTREDIYRFIYEKSKIDSQYEVNNMRMVSAKDFFPYPGEFLTNDLEDKIFKTNLLLAMESLANNEVEASKESIKNIYLSMYEAIPKKDPFTAYRKIQKNWEKLIDFSLNSKKEIRRIMEEKNLFKVDIRVDKEHYEKISLEDKKAILKKMSEFKSFTDEELEKIVSISAVKAYQEDEIIFKEGDEDSSFYIIIRGCLRIVKYNEKNDEIILADICTGGFLGESAIVNERHQVNAVASEFIELLTIEQKNLELLIKEDPNLGNKCLYMFLEKISKKLDKTNCLFQENYILGNPSLQDMS, from the coding sequence ATGATGAGAACTGTAGTGGTTATACCTACCTATTGGGGACGGGAAAGCAAGATTGGCTACAAAAAAGGAGATATTGTCTATGACCACGCTACTCCGGTTGATGAAGAGGGAACCCTGGCTCGGACTCTGGAAAGTATGAAAATTTTAAAAAAGAAGGATTTCAAATTAGTGGTACTGGTTTGTCCGACAAATATGGAAATAGAAGATGAAGCAGAGGAAAAAGCCAGAAAAATAATTAAAGAGGTAAGACTGGATGCAGAAACCTATCTATTTACCCAGAATACCTTAAAGAAAATCAGGAAATATGCTAGAAATTCTAAATTAGAAGAGAATGTGCTTTCATTATTGAGTTTAAACGGTTATGCAAATGTCAGGAATATGTGTCTGTTTGCTGCTCATTTACTCAATTCTGAAATAACAGTGTTGATTGATGATGATGAAGTTATTGAAAATCCTGATTTTATGGACATAGCCCGGGAATTTATTGGAAAGAGAGTATATGGTGAAACTGTATACGGGGTAGCCGGTTATTATTTGAATAAATATGGAAATTATTATGATGATGTCAGTATGGAGCCCTGGATGACTTATTGGAATCGGTTTGGATGTAAATCAAAGGCTTTTGATAAGATAATCGGTTGTGAGCCGCGTCTTAAACAAACTCCTTTTGTTTTTGGCGGGGCTATGGTCGTTCATAAAAATTTATACCAGATAGTTCCTTTTGATCCTAATATTACCAGGGGAGAAGATATTGATTATCTCATTAATGCCAAAATGTTCGGTTTTGATTTCTTTCTGGATAATAAATTAAGCATAAAACATTTACCACCCCCAAAGACCCATCCTGTATGGCAGAGAACAAGAGAAGATATTTATAGATTTATTTATGAAAAATCTAAAATTGACTCTCAATATGAAGTAAATAACATGCGGATGGTTTCAGCAAAAGATTTTTTCCCCTATCCCGGAGAATTTTTGACTAATGACCTGGAAGATAAAATTTTTAAGACTAATTTGTTGCTGGCAATGGAATCTTTGGCGAATAATGAGGTAGAAGCAAGCAAGGAATCTATAAAAAATATATATTTAAGCATGTATGAGGCTATCCCCAAAAAAGATCCCTTTACCGCCTACAGAAAAATTCAAAAGAATTGGGAGAAATTAATAGATTTTAGCCTGAACAGCAAGAAAGAGATAAGAAGAATAATGGAGGAAAAGAATCTATTTAAAGTTGATATCAGAGTTGATAAGGAACATTATGAAAAAATTAGTCTGGAAGATAAAAAAGCAATATTAAAGAAAATGTCAGAGTTTAAGTCTTTCACAGACGAGGAATTAGAAAAAATCGTTAGCATATCTGCAGTGAAGGCCTATCAGGAGGACGAAATTATCTTTAAAGAAGGTGATGAGGATTCTTCTTTTTATATTATAATCAGAGGATGTCTGCGTATTGTTAAATACAATGAAAAGAATGATGAGATTATCCTGGCCGATATCTGCACAGGGGGATTCTTAGGTGAGTCGGCTATTGTCAATGAAAGGCATCAGGTAAATGCTGTAGCCAGTGAATTTATCGAACTACTAACAATAGAACAGAAAAACCTTGAACTTTTAATTAAGGAAGACCCTAATCTTGGAAATAAATGCCTGTATATGTTTCTGGAAAAAATATCGAAAAAATTAGATAAAACCAACTGTCTATTTCAGGAAAATTATATCTTGGGAAATCCTTCACTCCAGGATATGAGCTAA